The Acipenser ruthenus chromosome 25, fAciRut3.2 maternal haplotype, whole genome shotgun sequence genome has a window encoding:
- the LOC117413670 gene encoding CD2-associated protein-like isoform X2, which translates to MEVFVLMDFEGINDELKMKAGDVIKNVRAGAEQGWMEGELNGKRGFFPSNFVKEIPSYLMGDHLREPRSIRKGKTLKKKQTLCEVAFAYSPLDKDELELKEGEIIEFIKEIEDGWWLGNKNGKIGAFPSNFVKEIPETTDVPNSSAVKQRPKLSEALFTKELEKQPQLQHTCGAGQRLDINQDNERCKVMFDYTATAEDELDLKKGDVVVIINKDTGDEGWWEGELNGKHGFFPDNFVMVLPTACLMLENTDRPLRRMLDKSSVSKPGVPAMDIKNCSDHSRPEADLLKDERKDLRSDPSSKQLLPPLKKVPPPVKNKPVKNLPSKTNGEIAPLSPKPTEMVKEKAKETDSIHIEDVAVSSDKLSHPTANRAKHQGRRPPSHLVINKTTVEKPLLSPVTPKNDHAASHFPRVTSPLKAIPSQSIPETKPKAEQETHENIEELKAEIRELSLGLALLKNQHVRDIEDLKKEMKAEAAKRMALQMALLGIR; encoded by the exons ATGG AGGTGTTTGTTCTGATGGACTTCGAGGGCATTAACGATGAGTTGAAAATGAAAGCTGGTGATGTCATCAAGAACGTCAGGGCAGGAGCGGAGCAGGGCTGGATGGAGGGAGAGCTGAATGGCAAGAGAGGATTTTTTCCCAGCAACTTTGTCAAG GAGATTCCCTCGTATTTAATGGGTGACCATCTCCGAGAACCAAGAAGCATTCGAAAAG GTaaaacactgaagaaaaaacaGACCCTCTGTGAAGTGGCCTTCGCCTATTCTCCTCTGGACAAGGACGAACTTGAATTGAAAGAAGGGGAAATTATAGAATTTATAAAGGAG ATAGAAGATGGCTGGTGGCTGGGTAACAAAAATGGCAAAATAGGGGCTTTCCCGTCCAACTTTGTCAAGGAGATTCCAG AAACTACTGACGTGCCGAACAGCTCTGCTGTAAAACAAAGACCAAAGCTGTCAGAAGCATTGTTCACTAAAGAGCTGGAAAAG CAACCACAATTGCAACACACATGTGGGGCAGGCCAGAGGCTTGACATAAACCAAG ACAACGAACGCTGTAAGGTTATGTTCGATTACACTGCCACTGCTGAAGATGAACTGGACCTGAAGAAAGGGGATGTTGTGGTAATAATCAATAAG GACACAGGCGACGAGGGCTGGTGGGAGGGAGAGCTTAATGGCAAACATGGCTTCTTTCCTGATAACTTTGTCATGGTTCTCCCTACAGCGTGTTTGATG CTGGAGAACACTGACAGGCCTCTTAGAAGAATGCTTGACAAGAGTTCAG TGTCTAAACCAGGAGTGCCAGCAATGGACATCAAGAACTGTTCTGACCATAGCAGGCCTGAGGCAGACCTTTTAAAAG ATGAGAGAAAGGACCTGAGGAGTGATCCTTCCTCCAAGCagctcctccctcctctgaagaAAGTGCCACCACCAGTAAAGAACAAGCCTGTCAAAAACCTGCCAAGCAA AACAAATGGAGAGATCGCCCCATTATCACCCAAACCTACAGAGATGGTAAAAGAGAAGGCAAAGGAGACAG ATTCAATTCATATTGAAGATGTAGCCGTCTCTTCAGACAAGCTTAGCCACCCCACTGCCAACAGAGCCAAACATCAGGGAAGAAGACCCCCGTCTCACCTGgttattaataaaaca ACTGTGGAAAAGCCTTTGCTCTCACCAGTAACACCAAAGAACGACCACGCTGCCTCCCATTTTCCGAGAGTCACTTCCCCGTTAAAAGCAATTCCATCACAGAGCATACCAGAGACCAAACCCAAGGCTGAGCAAGAGACGCATGAAAATATAGAGGAGCTCAAGGCTGAAATCAGGGAACTCAGCTTAGGACTGGCGTTGCTAAAGAACCAACATGT GAGGGACATAGAGgatttgaaaaaagaaatgaaggCAGAAGCAGCAAAGCGCATGGCACTGCAG
- the LOC117413670 gene encoding CD2-associated protein-like isoform X1, with the protein MEVFVLMDFEGINDELKMKAGDVIKNVRAGAEQGWMEGELNGKRGFFPSNFVKEIPSYLMGDHLREPRSIRKGKTLKKKQTLCEVAFAYSPLDKDELELKEGEIIEFIKEIEDGWWLGNKNGKIGAFPSNFVKEIPETTDVPNSSAVKQRPKLSEALFTKELEKQPQLQHTCGAGQRLDINQDNERCKVMFDYTATAEDELDLKKGDVVVIINKDTGDEGWWEGELNGKHGFFPDNFVMVLPTACLMLENTDRPLRRMLDKSSVSKPGVPAMDIKNCSDHSRPEADLLKDERKDLRSDPSSKQLLPPLKKVPPPVKNKPVKNLPSKTNGEIAPLSPKPTEMVKEKAKETDSIHIEDVAVSSDKLSHPTANRAKHQGRRPPSHLVINKTTVEKPLLSPVTPKNDHAASHFPRVTSPLKAIPSQSIPETKPKAEQETHENIEELKAEIRELSLGLALLKNQHVRDIEDLKKEMKAEAAKRMALQEEVEMLRKSVNQH; encoded by the exons ATGG AGGTGTTTGTTCTGATGGACTTCGAGGGCATTAACGATGAGTTGAAAATGAAAGCTGGTGATGTCATCAAGAACGTCAGGGCAGGAGCGGAGCAGGGCTGGATGGAGGGAGAGCTGAATGGCAAGAGAGGATTTTTTCCCAGCAACTTTGTCAAG GAGATTCCCTCGTATTTAATGGGTGACCATCTCCGAGAACCAAGAAGCATTCGAAAAG GTaaaacactgaagaaaaaacaGACCCTCTGTGAAGTGGCCTTCGCCTATTCTCCTCTGGACAAGGACGAACTTGAATTGAAAGAAGGGGAAATTATAGAATTTATAAAGGAG ATAGAAGATGGCTGGTGGCTGGGTAACAAAAATGGCAAAATAGGGGCTTTCCCGTCCAACTTTGTCAAGGAGATTCCAG AAACTACTGACGTGCCGAACAGCTCTGCTGTAAAACAAAGACCAAAGCTGTCAGAAGCATTGTTCACTAAAGAGCTGGAAAAG CAACCACAATTGCAACACACATGTGGGGCAGGCCAGAGGCTTGACATAAACCAAG ACAACGAACGCTGTAAGGTTATGTTCGATTACACTGCCACTGCTGAAGATGAACTGGACCTGAAGAAAGGGGATGTTGTGGTAATAATCAATAAG GACACAGGCGACGAGGGCTGGTGGGAGGGAGAGCTTAATGGCAAACATGGCTTCTTTCCTGATAACTTTGTCATGGTTCTCCCTACAGCGTGTTTGATG CTGGAGAACACTGACAGGCCTCTTAGAAGAATGCTTGACAAGAGTTCAG TGTCTAAACCAGGAGTGCCAGCAATGGACATCAAGAACTGTTCTGACCATAGCAGGCCTGAGGCAGACCTTTTAAAAG ATGAGAGAAAGGACCTGAGGAGTGATCCTTCCTCCAAGCagctcctccctcctctgaagaAAGTGCCACCACCAGTAAAGAACAAGCCTGTCAAAAACCTGCCAAGCAA AACAAATGGAGAGATCGCCCCATTATCACCCAAACCTACAGAGATGGTAAAAGAGAAGGCAAAGGAGACAG ATTCAATTCATATTGAAGATGTAGCCGTCTCTTCAGACAAGCTTAGCCACCCCACTGCCAACAGAGCCAAACATCAGGGAAGAAGACCCCCGTCTCACCTGgttattaataaaaca ACTGTGGAAAAGCCTTTGCTCTCACCAGTAACACCAAAGAACGACCACGCTGCCTCCCATTTTCCGAGAGTCACTTCCCCGTTAAAAGCAATTCCATCACAGAGCATACCAGAGACCAAACCCAAGGCTGAGCAAGAGACGCATGAAAATATAGAGGAGCTCAAGGCTGAAATCAGGGAACTCAGCTTAGGACTGGCGTTGCTAAAGAACCAACATGT GAGGGACATAGAGgatttgaaaaaagaaatgaaggCAGAAGCAGCAAAGCGCATGGCACTGCAG GAGGAAGTGGAAATGCTAAGGAAATCTGTCAACCAACATTAA
- the LOC117413670 gene encoding CD2-associated protein-like isoform X3, whose translation MVYYVYVMFLCCWERDESLIEDGGKTLKKKQTLCEVAFAYSPLDKDELELKEGEIIEFIKEIEDGWWLGNKNGKIGAFPSNFVKEIPETTDVPNSSAVKQRPKLSEALFTKELEKQPQLQHTCGAGQRLDINQDNERCKVMFDYTATAEDELDLKKGDVVVIINKDTGDEGWWEGELNGKHGFFPDNFVMVLPTACLMLENTDRPLRRMLDKSSVSKPGVPAMDIKNCSDHSRPEADLLKDERKDLRSDPSSKQLLPPLKKVPPPVKNKPVKNLPSKTNGEIAPLSPKPTEMVKEKAKETDSIHIEDVAVSSDKLSHPTANRAKHQGRRPPSHLVINKTTVEKPLLSPVTPKNDHAASHFPRVTSPLKAIPSQSIPETKPKAEQETHENIEELKAEIRELSLGLALLKNQHVRDIEDLKKEMKAEAAKRMALQEEVEMLRKSVNQH comes from the exons ATGGTTTACTACGtatatgtaatgtttttgtgCTGCTGGGAAAGAGATGAAAGCTTGATAGAGGATGGCG GTaaaacactgaagaaaaaacaGACCCTCTGTGAAGTGGCCTTCGCCTATTCTCCTCTGGACAAGGACGAACTTGAATTGAAAGAAGGGGAAATTATAGAATTTATAAAGGAG ATAGAAGATGGCTGGTGGCTGGGTAACAAAAATGGCAAAATAGGGGCTTTCCCGTCCAACTTTGTCAAGGAGATTCCAG AAACTACTGACGTGCCGAACAGCTCTGCTGTAAAACAAAGACCAAAGCTGTCAGAAGCATTGTTCACTAAAGAGCTGGAAAAG CAACCACAATTGCAACACACATGTGGGGCAGGCCAGAGGCTTGACATAAACCAAG ACAACGAACGCTGTAAGGTTATGTTCGATTACACTGCCACTGCTGAAGATGAACTGGACCTGAAGAAAGGGGATGTTGTGGTAATAATCAATAAG GACACAGGCGACGAGGGCTGGTGGGAGGGAGAGCTTAATGGCAAACATGGCTTCTTTCCTGATAACTTTGTCATGGTTCTCCCTACAGCGTGTTTGATG CTGGAGAACACTGACAGGCCTCTTAGAAGAATGCTTGACAAGAGTTCAG TGTCTAAACCAGGAGTGCCAGCAATGGACATCAAGAACTGTTCTGACCATAGCAGGCCTGAGGCAGACCTTTTAAAAG ATGAGAGAAAGGACCTGAGGAGTGATCCTTCCTCCAAGCagctcctccctcctctgaagaAAGTGCCACCACCAGTAAAGAACAAGCCTGTCAAAAACCTGCCAAGCAA AACAAATGGAGAGATCGCCCCATTATCACCCAAACCTACAGAGATGGTAAAAGAGAAGGCAAAGGAGACAG ATTCAATTCATATTGAAGATGTAGCCGTCTCTTCAGACAAGCTTAGCCACCCCACTGCCAACAGAGCCAAACATCAGGGAAGAAGACCCCCGTCTCACCTGgttattaataaaaca ACTGTGGAAAAGCCTTTGCTCTCACCAGTAACACCAAAGAACGACCACGCTGCCTCCCATTTTCCGAGAGTCACTTCCCCGTTAAAAGCAATTCCATCACAGAGCATACCAGAGACCAAACCCAAGGCTGAGCAAGAGACGCATGAAAATATAGAGGAGCTCAAGGCTGAAATCAGGGAACTCAGCTTAGGACTGGCGTTGCTAAAGAACCAACATGT GAGGGACATAGAGgatttgaaaaaagaaatgaaggCAGAAGCAGCAAAGCGCATGGCACTGCAG GAGGAAGTGGAAATGCTAAGGAAATCTGTCAACCAACATTAA